The genomic window TCAACTGATTGGTCGTTTCAGTTGACTAATAGttctttagttgttttttttaatgctgaatTACTTATTTCCAACAAAACTTATCAGCACATCTCTGGTGAACACAAAATTGGAAGCGGTACTTTTGTGGTGAAACTCAGTGTGACGGCTCTgtcgattattattatttttaattaacttgtCGACAGTCTGAGTGTTAGTCGACTTCTGGGCCATAAGCTCCGTCACTATTGCGTTGCCTCATTAGGTGATAGTGACTcagcatatatttattttaatgaaaatcTTCAAGATTGCCGCTTAAAGaatatttttctatatttacTCCAGTACTTTTCCTTCCATCAAAAgtaaagcaaaagaaaatgtccccttttttcatgaaatattattatatatcacatTATTTAATACTAATGCCAACTAGGGAGAGAGTCAGGGGGTgtacaaaataatgtaaacactACATGGAAAAAGGAGTTAGTTTTAATTCAATCGGTGCACCAGCCAGACGCAGCTTTGTCCTAAAGAGTCACAAACTAACAAGGTTTGGAGTTTGATATTAAcaacacattgttttgtttaagcTTTTGTgaatttttaatttgaaaagtaACTAGTATACACAGAGCACTGCAGTGAAGTATTGTGTCACACATTACAAAAGTatctaccgtgtgtgtgtgtgtgtgtgtgtgtggttttgacTTCACATGTGATAATGATGTAATATTGTTTGCATGCAGTGTAAGTGCTAATTCTGCAGCCCCCTCGTTGTGCATGTTGATTCAATGATACGGTCACCTGATCATGAAACGGCTTTCATCCCCGCTTATGTGTGCTTCTGCTGCCAAGTCAAAAGGTTTGATTCCTTTATAACAGTAACGAAGTGCATCGAAGTGATGATGAGTAGATCACGATGTGCTCTCGATCACGATGTGGCCTCTGCAGCTGTACTGTGTGCAAGCACAACTGCATATTTCTAAGCGAGTTTGTTTTTAGTACTGGTTTTCTTGTTTTAGTTGTTTATGCATAACTCACGTCAGTAGATTTACAGTATTTACGTCGGCTTCCTACTTTCTGAGCAGTAACGCAGCTTGAACTTGTTATGAAACCGACCGCCGTTGACTGTTTCTGATTCACAGACAGCGGTTTCGTGGCTCGGCAGAAAGCCAGGGCAGATGCAGAGTTTTACACATCGCAGAGAACCGCGGAGGCCAATCAGGTAAAGAGAGGATACAAGCACACTTCCCACCTAAACCGGGACAAATGGGGATTGTAATTTAATTGCTGTTGCCCCTCTTTCAGCTGAAGTTGACACCGCAGTACCTGCAGCTAATGAAGTACAAGGCCATCGCATCCAACAGCAAAATCTACTTTGGGAATGACATACCCCAGATGTTTGTGGACTCTGGCTCTGCAGGGAACTCGATCAAGGCGTCTGCTGCCCTGGACATTGTTGCTGAGCAGCTCCTGGACCTGGATTAGCGAGGGACCGCCCAGACTGAGTGGAAGGACTGTCTGCTAGAGGGCAGGCGCCCGGCCCACAGGCCGGCTGGCAACTTATCCCTCTGACTCAGAGAAGCTCTGCTGTCCAGGGTCTGTATTTCTCAAACACTTCAGAATAACTGCTAGAAATCACACTTGCGTAGGACTCTGATGTAGTAGTCTCCAAACTCGGAGCTGTGGACTTGAGTTAGTTAATTCCAGAGGCTTCCTATGCTTCTGCTCTGTTCTGATGGAGAGTGAGATTGTCTAGACGGACTAGTAAATTATGTGGAAGATGAAATAGCATCATTCACCGATGTACAATTAGCtactttaaaaactatttagtCATTTAGCCAAAATCACCATTTTAAGGAACTTGCCCTCCTTCTGCTCGGCTCCGTGTATCAAGTGTGTTTGCTAACCCCCCATCCGCTAGTTATTGCTgcctttttaatataataataataattcaaatcaATACTTTCTAAACGATTGGTTTCTGATttcagtaataaaaaaataaaaaagattctcATTACTGGCTGGTGAACGTCGATTTTTGTCGGCTGAAATGTCGCTCGCAGATTTGAGCTAACATTAGCGCCATTTGTGTGGATTGAAAAACGCCTTCTTCAactgacttttaaaatgtttccagTTGACTCGTGTTAAAACAAGAATATTAGTAGGAGGGGACTTCATTATTCACTTCACGGCTAAATATTGTGCTAAAAGTCTGAGGCTAAAGCTGCATGTTACAGGCAAAACGTCATCGCCCTCATCAGTTTATGATTCATGTAGAAGACATGAATGAAGCTTTTAATCCAAAACATGACTACATCCTCACATGGAAAGCTCTGCAGCGCCGCTAAATCCAACAGAACAAGGAATGACTTGAAGAGATCAAGAaggttatttaaatgttgatacTGCTGAACAATAAGGACAACGTGTGTCTGAGGGTGGTAGACTGTGATTTCTTATTCTGAGTGCTTGAGAAACATGAGCCCCCCTGACTGTAGACGGAACACAGGGATGATGAATGTACTGTAGCTGCTGCCTGTCAGATTTCAATAGCATTActcccattttgtttttttgtttctgtaaaaaattataataataataatcttttgaGCACACCAAACCTGTTGAATATTAATTGAAGTTGTGCAACTGTTTGAAGTTGTACCACATGTGCTGTACATGTATGTAGcactttgtttttctcacaGCACATTCAGTGGAGACTATATTTGTGCAACTGTTTATTTGTGTCTATTGTGCAGTAGGAGTGTTATTCCAAACACTTGAGAAGTTTGTGTTGGGTTATGACGCAAACCAGCTTTTGTACTCCAGCATACTCATACAAAGTCTATGATGCAGACATGTGGCGACATCTTTCCTTAATGGGCAATTAATTATCATCTTTTATGGATTTAGTCTTAACCACTTCATGAAAGGTTACAGAACCTGTAGTGAGTTGGCTTTGAGCCTTTGACAACATGCCCCATTGcccaggaggaggaagtagtCATAAGAATATACAGATTGACACTGAGGGACTCCTCGCTGTAGAAATACCACCGACCTCGTGTGTCAACATTGTCGGTCGGGGGCAGTTTTCACcccaaaaccttttaaaaaaaaaaaaaaatactaatctTGATCAGGACCAAAATACCAAACTTCACTTTGTGTTTAGTCTCCTGTGTTAAATGACAAGAGACATTCTTTGTCAAAATTCCACTTTTATGTGTCCCAGCATGTTGATGTGTGATGAGCGAAACCTGATTAATTTCATcgtgtatcttttttttttttttagcctttgGTTGTTGATTCTTGGTACTTcgcaggttttgtttttttaaatatctttttgttAATCtgacgctgccacggggagaataTATTTCTGTAGTCTGAAGCTAAATGGCTCGCGTCCTGATTTCACTGTAACCCAATGAAACTTCCACTCATGTCGTGTGCAAACAGTGATTATATGATGTTATTGGAAACCCTGTTTAAAGTTTGTCCTAAAAGTGACGTCAGAATGTCATTCTATTGCAATCTTTTCTTCTTGATTGTGACTTATACTGACTTGAAAGGCAAATGTGTTTGCACTGACTTTAATTGTGAATATGCAATCAAGATATTGACAAAGTGCTGTGGGTTTTTGTTTGagtaattttttaatttttatttacattgcaTTGTCCAATGTGATGTAGAGGTTGTCTGGGGTTAATAAAAGTGtttcaaacacaaatatttggTATCTTAACTGTTGCATATCAGATTATTTAAAAGGTGAAAAAGTACTTTTGAGTAAAGATTATACCAGAATGAAagtgttaatgttttttgtattttcagtcaCAAATCAGTTAACCGTCATACCGTTTATGCAGGTTGTGAAGAATTCTGCACTGAAGTACtctaatctctctctcacacacacattggaaaGATACAAGCTATTTGGCTTGTGAGGCTGCAAGATTGCACAAGTTTAAACACATCTTGTCATGAATGCGTAAAATTTTAGGGTGATGCAGAGGGCACAGatgggaaatgttttattttacatttcttagAATCCGGGATCACTGTGTTAATCATTTTGCTTTGCACATGTTACTCGGATAAATATATGGGAAAGGGGATGAAAATACAGTCTTGATGAATCATTGTGTAATTAGAGTTCACATTCTGGAGTCTTTATGAATCACTTCTGACTTGCTCGAGACAAAACTAATAGTTACTCATTAATTATGTGTGACCCCCCTCAGGTCAAAGGATACATCTTACTGAGACGTTCCTATGAAACCCACATGACATCGTCTCACCATTACTTACCTTTTGTTCCGCCCACCTTACTGTAAAGTTTGACCCTAGTCTATGTTCTTCAGAGGCCGAAGGTTGAACCGTATGCTTTCCTGTCCACTTTTGTCCATCAGtatttgagtttattttacCTCCAATTATGGTAAAATGGGGTGTTTTACAGGAAACTTCCAGGAAATCATAAAGAACCAGTACAATATGGCATTGACCGCTGTGAGAGTGAACCTCAACTTTAACCACAAGATGAAACTTACTTTAAAGCTCCATAAAGTCgagaggagctgcagattcAAGTGATGATCTGTAGGTTCATCACTATGAGCAACAcctttcatattttaaaattgttttctCATTGTGTGATACATTGATTATCGAAGCTTACAGTCTTAAACTACATTGTGACACATGACCCCTctacaagagagaggagacttTTTACTTTGTGGCACAGATTCAGTCCAAAACCAAATGAATGCAGCCTTCATTGAAATAATGACGGTCATATTATGTTACCTTATTTGGAATGATTCATTTGATTTCACAGCGGCATAGTCTGCCTCCCTAAATCGAAAAAGAAGAGTACgaaattaaaaagggaaataaaatcaACCACACGTTGACATTTTCGGGTTTTCCTCCTTTGAATcgttaattattatttatacaatTATGTTGTGTCAGTTTGGAAACCGATCCGGTTCTGACTGACTATATTTTACCGAAAAATATCCAATTGAGCGAAACATTCTTTTAACATATAAGTTAGCACATTACTGCATGGTGTCATCATTCCTCGatctgtgaagaagaagaaactaaagCTCTGCATGCGCCAGTCCTCCAGAAACCCCCTGCATTTCCACAGTCAACGTGACGGAGGTGGTTCTCATGCGTAAAAACTGAACGCTGGTTGGGATCAGCCTACTTCAATTCAGTTCCCACTTGCGTAAACATAAACCGAGTAGTGGATCCGGGGCGCCTCCTCTTGCTCCACTATGTGGAGAGAACATTTGTTCAGCAGCATTCATCTTGCACTCGACAGGAAGCCGAGGACAAATATAATACCTGAGGAAGAGAGTTTATCCAGCACAGCATCTTCTGCAGTATTTCAAAGTGGAGACATAAAGTGCATTACAAGATAAACTTGTATCGGATTTGTTTGAGGTTATTTTCCTCTTTAAGAATTGGTGATAACAGTCAGGAGGACACTTGAAAGAAGATGCAGGAGTTGGAGATTTGTGAGCTGTGATGAGCGCAGGGCATGCAGAGGCCAACGCGCCCGTCCTCCAGGGCCTCTGGGAGTCCGTGAGATCGGGGCAGGAGGACATCCTGCTCTCTCCTTACCTGCCGGCGTCCTTCGCCTTCTTGACTCACGTCGCGCTCTGCGCACCTTTCCTCGCGCTGGACGCGTTGGGTAGCGTCAGTCCGCGGGTCCGCTCGTGGAGGATCGCTGCGGGATCGGGTCCTCCGCCGTCCCTCCGCCGCTGGTTTGCCTGCTTTTTGAGGGTTCTGTACAGATACGTGACCGCGGTGCTGCCGGCCACCGCGCTGTTCCACTCGCTGAGGAGCCCCGCGCTGCCGCAGCTGGCTCCGTCCTGCTGGCAGCTCTTCGTGGAAGTCTTCGCATGTTTGCTGCTTTTTGACACGCTCTTCTTTATATGGCACGTGTCCATGCACAGGTGAGCGGCCTGCACACACGTCACGTTAGGTTGTGGACTATTGTCCAGCCCAGTAGGGTGAAATAAAATGCGATGACAGAACTATCTTGGAccagattagattagattagattatactttattcatccccaggggaaCATTTCTTgacgcagcagcaaaacaattttttacaataaaataaaaatagcaggacatattacatttaagaatttaaataatacaggaaatgaaaatgtcaaaatgaaagtgtatacagtgtctctGAAGTGTAAAGTGACAGCAGTCAAATGAGGAGACAACACCACCTACAGGAGAATGTGACTCCAGTGGTCGTGTTCTTTTAAAATCGGGGGAAGAGCTGCATTGGTCTCTTAGACAGgacatgtatacatttatttatactcTAATATCATAGAACGAATCTGTAAATTAAACGGGAAGTACAAATCCAGGTTCTGCCCAGTACTCAATAAATTAGTCTTCAGGCCAACACACAGTGTGAACAGGAAGCTTAAATCAATCCAAAGCACTATAAGGAGGACATATAAAAGTCCAATAAAAGAATGAATTATGTATTGCTGCCCTCATTGGTCACTGAAGCAGAGTCCTCACTAGTGCTCTCCTAAAACCGGGGATACCCGTAAATAGAGCAAGTTTAGGCCTCACTTGTCAGAGTACACAAATCCCAAAGGCCACTCGCATGGACCTCACTCTTCGGTCG from Cyclopterus lumpus isolate fCycLum1 chromosome 9, fCycLum1.pri, whole genome shotgun sequence includes these protein-coding regions:
- the ch25hl3 gene encoding cholesterol 25-hydroxylase; this translates as MSAGHAEANAPVLQGLWESVRSGQEDILLSPYLPASFAFLTHVALCAPFLALDALGSVSPRVRSWRIAAGSGPPPSLRRWFACFLRVLYRYVTAVLPATALFHSLRSPALPQLAPSCWQLFVEVFACLLLFDTLFFIWHVSMHRVPWLYRNTHRLHHQHHVPFALAAQDSGSLELLSLLLLALSSTWVVGCHPLSEVFFHLINSWLAVEDHCGYELPWALHRQLPCLGGAAYHQAHHTLHSVNYAPYFIHWDVLFGTYRGPV